In Brassica napus cultivar Da-Ae chromosome A3, Da-Ae, whole genome shotgun sequence, the sequence GTTCAACATTTTTTTGACAATTGTGTATCAtcgatatatataatatatacgatatttagattagttttgcaagttgacaaaaaataaatagagtATTTGTACTCCCTACACACAACTTCTCACCTATTTGCATTCTATACCCTATTTCCCTTCAATTTTTTTCCCCCCAATACTACCATTTTCCCCCAATTCAATGGTATCCCACTCTTTTTAGGGTATTGAGCTAATTTGCTCaaataaatattagttttgCAAATTTTCTCAAGAAGACTTGGATTTTCTGGCATCACTGGGTCAAGAAACGAAATGTCATCGTAAGCCTCGTTCGACATGTGGAACCCTCAAGTCAATGTAGACTTTTGTATTTTCCTTCAAAttgtcttttaaattttttgtaacttagtttttttttaattaaagtaGACTTTCGATCTTGActctttattaatttatagtatttatcATTCGCTAATCGTTCGAAATTTTTCTATTATTACGAACTAATATATAACTAACTACATATTGTTggccaaaaaaaactaactacATATTATGTggaaaatctatgtgtttaacaAATGATTTGAAATAACGACATAACTGTGTCCAAATATATGTATCGCATTTGTATCCAGTTATGAGCCGATTCATTCAGCTAATCCCTCCCAACATATTTCATTTACTACTAGAGTACTAGGCTACTAGCTAAAAACAAAGTAAGTATTTAGCATAAGAAAAGGCCTTAAATGAATGAAACCGCGAGAAAAGATTATTGATTACTGCATGATTAAACGTGAAAAGTTAATAAAACGTTACTAAGCTCAACTTCATTAAACATAAGCTAACTGTTTTTATTGAATAGACTCATACGAGAAATGTAGATTACAATACCCAAAAATACACTCTTCCATCAAAATTAAGTgcaaatataactaatattatCTGAAATAATTCTAGGAAAATTTACAAAATCACACAAGGCCCTGGTTCCTCCACCACAACTCTAGAATACCCGCATGGTGGACAATAAGAACTTGCATATGTAGCAGGATGGTATTGGTACTGGTTGCTCCAATAGGCAACCGGGTTGACAATAACCTCGGGTTGTTTCGGTTTCTCCGGTTCCTTTTTCTCAGGTGGTTTAACAACTTCTACCGAAACGACATCTGCGGTACATATCTTCCTTAGCTTCTTTACGAGGTTTGGTACATCAACTTCTCCCACCACCGTCATTTTCCCGGTTTTGTCATCCATTGCTACCGAAGTAACTcctaaaatatatacaaaaatcatgaAGATGCTTATTTCCCCAGTTTATTTAAATGTTAttatcatattattgtaaatgttgAAATTTATAAAGATACCTGAACACTTAGAAACGGTCTTCCACGCTTTCTTCCTGATCCTTTCCTCGTGAACACTCAGTTGCAACACAGATTTCTGTCATTTTAAACCTGAGATCAGTATGGCTAATtgcatacttttttattttaagcatGATTGGTGAGTTTCTATATATAATGATTACTCAACCATCAGTTAgactaaatataattaattatttcaagAATGAAAGAGTGTACCTGCGCAGTCATGGCTCACGAAAAAACTATAGAAGAGCTTCagaaatttcttatatttttaagagagaGACGTAGAGGAGAGATGATTTGAGACGTTGAAGCTTCTTGATGACAATTGCAGTTTCGAAGATTTccttattttatagaaatttcacaggaatttacgaggaatttcattaatatatgaCCATAAAAAGTAAACGAGTCAatatctattaattttttattgttgtaggaattatttgaaaattacgAGGCCGCGACGTAATCAAACGGAAATATCGAAGAAGTGTCACTACTCATAAGGCCGCGTGTACGACCAGGACACTGTGAGTTTTTGGACCCTATTTGACTCTTCGGTCACGTAAGAACTTCTTAAGCAAGTTCTCGTACGCTTTGTTAAGTTGTATAGATATCAATTCGAAACGAAAACTCAATCCCAATCaaaacttagattgaagtcacAATGGTTCtctcttataaattttaaaaatgttggcttttattttattttttgtccttAGATTGCTTTTTAATCATAAGAAAACATAAATCCAGAGCATACTACTCCCCCAATATCATCacttagatttttgttttagaaTGTTTTCTGTgtgttctgaaaaaaaaaaatatcgagtcttttattttctaaattaaatgattaacgatcaaatttttttaaagaaacatAACCAATAACAAATTTTTGTTGGAGACCCCTGTATACCCAAAATCGGAATACATTTAGGTACGTTCGTAGAGAGCGAAAGTGatattttataggaaaattttcataaatagatcattttcaaattttgatcacaaaaatagactaCAAAGAAGAAAgtgaccaaaatgttttatttaataggtaaaaagacattaatatcctagatatatattaaaaaaaaaaaaaattaaaaaactttttatttttttttatagttttagattatatgttttcaaatttgaactttttttataattttgtttttgaaattttttttcgttttttttttaattttttttcaaattttctttttgtaattcgaaaatactttttaaaactattttaaaaatttttattttcaaatttttaatatttattttttatttaataaaattttaaacattaggCTTTCATCCTTATCATTCAGAAACCAATTCTTAGCTTCTTAGAACATCCACCTCACAAcattttcaaacaaaaacacaaaggCAGACTCATCCTTCTATGGCTGTAACTGAAATGTAATTTTGTGGAATAGATTTGTTTAGAATGCATCATTCCATAACattctataaaatatttaccagtCACAATAAATATCATTCCAAAATAATTccaaatattctatttttgaaatgaaacaaaaatgaaatttttttgtaaaattcattatttttgttcCACAAAATAAACCTTTGTGAATAAATGAAATGAATGGAATCAACAATTCCATTAAGAATTCAGTTTCAATTCTATTTTATTCATCGTTCCATTTTTTCTtattccaaaaatatttattctttttattcatAACATTCCTACTAAAAAAAACCAGTTACGGCCTATGTGTTTGACCCaattttaagcctcctggatcATTTAACGACCATAGTCAGTGTCACTCCATCGCCGATAAAGACTAAATATTAACTTACTACCTCATAATCcccaaatttttat encodes:
- the LOC106443375 gene encoding heavy metal-associated isoprenylated plant protein 13-like is translated as MTAQKSVLQLSVHEERIRKKAWKTVSKCSGVTSVAMDDKTGKMTVVGEVDVPNLVKKLRKICTADVVSVEVVKPPEKKEPEKPKQPEVIVNPVAYWSNQYQYHPATYASSYCPPCGYSRVVVEEPGPCVIL